In one window of Chelmon rostratus isolate fCheRos1 chromosome 19, fCheRos1.pri, whole genome shotgun sequence DNA:
- the mrps2 gene encoding 28S ribosomal protein S2, mitochondrial — protein sequence MAARALTKGLLGLRHLRAVTVGYSSVGHQHAAAASINLPQQQTDNVTEQIMNRPLEKPDFFHVSELFSLKDLFDARVHLGHKKGCRHRLMEPYLYGCRLDHDIIDLDQTVEHLQLALNFTAHVAYRGGIILFVSRRRQFCHLVESTAKECGEYAHTRYWQGGLLTNAPIQYSPGVRLPDLIIFLSTLNNVFQQHVGIRDAAKMNIPTVGVVDSNCNPSLVTYPVPGNDDTPASMELFCRLFKMTINRAKDKRRQMELLCSLSAPSTPSS from the exons ATGGCAGCCCGGGCACTGACGAAAG GCCTTTTGGGGCTACGACACTTACGAGCTGTTACAGTCGGATACTCCTCTGTCGGACATCAACATGCCGCTGCAGCGTCCATCAACttacctcaacaacaaactgacaaTGTTACAG AACAAATAATGAACCGGCCACTTGAGAAGCCGGACTTTTTCCATGTGTCAGAGCTCTTCTCGTTGAAAGACCTGTTCGACGCCAGAGTGCATCTTGGCCATAAAAAAGGTTGCAGGCACAG GCTTATGGAACCTTACCTCTATGGTTGCCGTTTGGACCACGATATAATTGATCTTGACCAGACCGTGGAGCACCTTCAACTAGCCCTGAACTTCACTGCCCATGTTGCATATCGTGGTGGCATCATACTATTTGTCAGCCGCCGGCGTCAGTTTTGTCACCTGGTGGAGAGCACTGCTAAGGAATGTGGGGAGTATGCCCACACGCGGTACTGGCAGGGCGGCCTCCTTACCAACGCCCCCATCCAGTACAGCCCTGGAGTCCGCCTACCAGACCTCATCATTTTCCTGTCCACTCTCAACAATGTGTTTCAGCAGCACGTAGGGATCAGAGATGCAGCAAAGATGAACATTCCCACGGTGGGTGTGGTGGACTCAAACTGCAACCCAAGCCTGGTGACGTACCCTGTGCCTGGGAACGATGACACTCCAGCTAGCATGGAGCTGTTCTGTCGCCTATTCAAGATGACTATCAACCGTGCCAAGGACAAAAGGAGACAGATGGAGCTACTGTGCAGCCTGTCAGCACCCTCCACTCCAAGCTCCTGA